A part of Candida albicans SC5314 chromosome 2, complete sequence genomic DNA contains:
- the MAK5 gene encoding putative ATP-dependent RNA helicase (Putative nucleolar DEAD-box RNA helicase; oxidative stress-repressed via Cap1; repressed by prostaglandins) — MAKQGKNKVSKPRKPPTLKQKLKKESKVVKAKDLQWKLVDIPDNLGDYEGFYGLEEIDGVDVQIVNGKAEFIVRDNGKVENKSKKEETNENGENNMDVEDNETPEVEDEKPTEQEEEEEEEEEEEEEEEEEEEEEEFAGFEDDENNQEDANTSERVSNNDKDDKLAESNDELNAVSFANLDLPLPDDNEINLPNWQEGDLGSSISAYTLYGLSQLDFKKPTPIQKETIPIALSGKDVIGKATTGSGKTLAYGIPILEKYIQSLNLIKQNNKDKKINHPTGIIFAPTRELAHQVVDHLNKLAKYSPLSTRGIVSITGGLSIQKQQRLLRHGPGIIVATPGRMLELVQGDSELAKRLASIDIIVLDEADRLLQDGHFDEFEKILELFGKNRPKSKSIEWKWQTLVFSATFSRDLFRKLDRHQKGKSSSLMGNDEIVQLLNEKLKFKDKKPTLVDANPKEIVSGQITEALVECGPTERDLYLYYFLLMYKGSTLVFANSIDSVKRLVPLLNNLNIPAFSIHSSMIQKQRLRALEKFKEASQKNEVAVLVASDVAARGLDIPNIDHVVHYHLPRSADVYIHRSGRTARAGKEGVSVMFCSPQEASGPLRKLRRLVAGNSNKESRLNMHNDVKLLPIEMDLVSQIKPRVEISSKLADASISSTATRKEDSWVKQAAEDLGLDDLSGLEDFEDDIIKKQRKRKEGKMLSKDETKALKYELKTLLANPIKKNTRKSYITSGLQNLAHQMVTGAHHDDVLGHEKVNALSDLKGSKNKNKKIEKKRISKKK; from the coding sequence ATGGCAAAGCAAGGAAAGAATAAGGTTTCAAAACCAAGAAAACCACCTactttgaaacaaaaactcAAAAAGGAATCAAAAGTGGTGAAAGCTAAAGATTTACAATGGAAACTAGTTGATATCCCAGACAATTTGGGTGATTATGAAGGATTCTATGGATTAGAGGAAATAGACGGAGTTGATGTCCAAATAGTTAACGGGAAAGCCGAGTTTATAGTACGTGATAACGGTAAAGtggaaaataaatcaaaaaaagaagagacAAATGAAAACGGCGAAAACAACATGGATgttgaagataatgaaaCACCAGAAGTTGAAGACGAGAAGCCAActgaacaagaagaagaagaagaagaagaagaagaagaagaagaagaagaagaagaagaagaagaagaagaagaatttgctggttttgaagatgatgaaaataatcaaGAAGATGCCAATACTAGTGAAAGAGTGTCCAACAATGATAAAGACGACAAGTTAGCAGaatcaaatgatgaattgaatgcTGTATCATTTGCCAACCTTGATTTACCTTTACCAGACGATAACGAGATAAACTTACCAAATTGGCAAGAAGGAGATTTGGGATCATCTATTAGTGCTTATACACTTTATGGGTTATCCCAGTTGGACTTCAAAAAACCAACaccaattcaaaaagaaactatTCCAATTGCATTACTGGGAAAAGATGTCATTGGTAAGGCAACAACTGGGTCAGGTAAAACATTAGCATATGGGATCCCAATTTTGGAAAAGTATATTCAATCTTTGAACTTGatcaaacaaaataataaagataaGAAAATTAACCATCCGACAGGGATTATCTTTGCTCCTACAAGAGAGTTGGCTCACCAAGTTGTTGAccatttaaataaattggcAAAATATTCACCATTGTCCACCAGGGGAATTGTGAGTATAACTGGAGGTCTTTCCATACAAAAGCAGCAACGATTGTTGCGTCATGGTCCTGGAATAATTGTTGCAACACCGGGAAGAATGTTAGAATTGGTTCAAGGAGACTCCGAATTGGCTAAAAGACTTGCGTCCATCGACATAATAGTATTGGATGAAGCAGATAGATTGTTACAAGATGGTCATTTTGATGAATTCGAGAAAATATTAGAATTGTTTGGTAAGAATAGACCGAAAAGCAAATCCATTGAATGGAAATGGCAGACTTTGGTCTTCAGTGCCACATTCTCGAGAGATTTGTTTCGAAAATTAGATAGACATCAAAAGGGTAAAAGTAGTTCATTGATGGGAAATGATGAGATTGTCCAGTTGTTAAATGAGAAGTTGAAATTCAAAGACAAAAAACCTACTCTTGTTGATGCCAATCCAAAGGAAATTGTTTCAGGGCAAATCACAGAGGCATTGGTTGAATGTGGCCCTACAGAGCGTGACTTATACTTGTACTACTTTTTGTTAATGTACAAGGGATCGACTCTAGTATTTGCTAACTCAATAGACTCCGTCAAGAGATTGGTTCCATTGCTAAACAATCTTAACATACCAGCATTCTCAATACATTCATCAAtgattcaaaaacaaagattGAGGGCATTAGAGAAATTTAAGGAAGCAAGCCAAAAGAACGAAGTAGCTGTATTAGTTGCTTCGGATGTAGCTGCAAGAGGGTTAGATATACCAAACATCGACCATGTTGTCCATTACCATTTGCCTAGGTCTGCTGATGTATACATTCATCGATCCGGAAGAACTGCTAGAGCAGGAAAAGAAGGTGTATCTGTTATGTTTTGTTCACCTCAGGAGGCTTCAGGACCTTTGAGAAAGTTACGTCGTTTAGTAGCTGGCAACTCTAACAAAGAATCGAGATTAAATATGCATAACGATGTCAAGTTGCTTCCAATAGAAATGGATTTAGTGTCACAAATCAAACCTAGAGTGGAAATCTCATCCAAGTTAGCGGATGCAAGTATTTCATCTACCgcaacaagaaaagaagattcTTGGGTAAAACAAGCAGCCGAAGATTTGGGATTGGACGATTTATCTGGGCTTGAGGATTTTGAAGACGATATCATTAAGAAGCAGCGTAAGAGAAAAGAAGGGAAGATGTTGTCTAAAGACGAAACCAAGGCATTGAAATATGAATTAAAGACTCTTTTGGCTAATCCAATCAAGAAGAATACCCGTAAATCTTACATCACAAGCGGTCTCCAGAATTTGGCTCATCAAATGGTTACTGGTGCTCATCACGATGATGTCTTGGGTCACGAGAAAGTCAATGCATTAAGTGATTTAAAAGGTTCaaagaataaaaacaaaaaaatagaaaagaagagaatTTCCAAAAAGAAGTAg
- the ERF1 gene encoding translation termination factor eRF1 (Putative translation release factor 1, which interacts with stop codons and promotes release of nascent peptides from ribosomes; Hap43p-induced gene) yields MSETEAEKNIEIWKVKKLIKSLEMARGNGTSMISLVIPPKGQISLIQKMLTEEYGTASNIKSRVNRLSVLSAITSTQQKLKLYNSVPRNGLVVYCGDVITDEGKEKKLNIDFEPFKPINTSLYLCDNKFHVEALNELLENDDRFGFIIMDGNGALFGAVSGNTREVLHKFTVDLPKKHGRGGQSAVRFSRLREEKRHNYVRKVAEVAVQNFITADKVNVKGLILAGSADFKNELSKSDLFDNRLQAKVIKIVDISYGGENGFNQAIELSAETLANVKFVQEKKLLEAYFEEISQDTGKFCYGIEDTLKALDLGSCEKIIVYENLNTIRYTLKDIEGEEVVAHVNPELPDKSWQLDKKTGTEMEIVKEESFLEWLAENYKNYGAELEFVTDKSSEGAQFVQGFGGIGAILRYKVNFEQLADESSEDEYYDDDDDSFI; encoded by the coding sequence ATGTCTGAAACAGAAGCTGAAAAGAATATTGAAATATGGAAGGTCAAGAAGTTGATCAAGTCTTTGGAAATGGCTAGAGGTAATGGTACTTCCATGATTTCTTTGGTTATACCACCAAAAGGTCAAATTTCATTGATCCAAAAAATGTTGACAGAAGAATACGGTACCGCCTCGAACATTAAGTCAAGAGTCAATAGATTGTCTGTCTTATCAGCAATTACTTCTacacaacaaaaattaaagttgTATAACAGTGTTCCAAGAAACGGGTTAGTTGTTTATTGTGGTGATGTCATAACTGATGAAggtaaagaaaagaagttGAACATAGATTTTGAACCTTTCAAGCCAATAAACACATCTCTTTATTTGTGTGACAACAAATTCCACGTTGAGGCTTTGAATGAATTGTTGGAAAACGACGATAGATTtggtttcattattatGGATGGTAATGGTGCATTGTTTGGTGCTGTCAGTGGTAACACTAGAGAAGTCTTGCACAAATTCACAGTGGATTTACCAAAAAAGCATGGTAGAGGTGGTCAATCTGCTGTTCGTTTCTCTCGTTTAAGAGAGGAAAAGAGACACAATTATGTCAGAAAAGTTGCTGAAGTTGCAGtacaaaatttcattactGCTGATAAGGTGAATGTCAAGGGTTTGATCTTGGCTGGTTCTGCAGACTTTAAGAATGAATTGTCAAAATCTGATTTGTTTGATAATAGATTGCAAGCAAAAGTCattaaaattgttgatatttcaTATGGTGGAGAAAATGGTTTCAATCAGGCTATTGAATTGTCTGCTGAAACTTTGGCTAATGTCAAATTTGtccaagaaaagaaattattagaagCATATTTTGAGGAAATCAGTCAAGACACTGGGAAATTCTGTTATGGTATCGAAGATACTTTGAAGGCTTTAGATTTGGGGTCTTGTGAAAAGATCATTGTTTACGAGAATTTAAACACCATCAGATACACATTAAAAGATATTGAAGGAGAAGAAGTTGTTGCACATGTTAATCCAGAATTGCCTGATAAATCATGGCAGTTGGACAAAAAGACAGGAACAGAAATGGAAATTGTCAAGGAAGAATCATTCTTGGAATGGTTGGCTGAAAACTATAAAAATTACGGTGCTGAATTAGAGTTTGTTACCGATAAGTCATCTGAAGGTGCCCAATTCGTACAAGGTTTCGGTGGTATTGGTGCTATATTGAGATACAAGGTTaattttgaacaattggCAGATGAATCGAGTGAGGACGAAtattatgatgatgacgatgacaGTTTTATTTAG
- the LEM3 gene encoding Lem3p (Putative membrane protein; mutation increases resistance to miltefosine; early-stage flow model biofilm induced), with the protein MSRTADDAQQIDNGDQQREGVLDEYAQEGEYESSSDYDDESFVDKKEKSRRPKENSFTQQRLKAINPVLTAKTVIPLLVAIAIVFVPLGAAMWYASHKIEDITIDYSQCQNLARFDYWSEIPDNFTTYNFRNIDTNSESKPKFSWKLTNDTSQQFDDEKLVCQVQFEVVEKMKGPIYLYYRLHNFYANHRRYVKSFSEDQLNGKPATLNTIKNTVGQNCQPLSDVNGKRIYPCGLIANSLFNDTFTEAFEAVNGTSSDNTLVLTDKGIAWSTDKNRFKKTQYNYTEVVPPPNWYKKFPNGYNETNIPDISTWYQFQNWMRPSALATFNKLALRNDTGSLERGIYQINVGLHFPVLPYKGKKYLYITQRSVIGGKNDFLGISWMVGGGVCFILGLALLVINFVKPRKTGDVNLLSWNQEKTKRDEQSAAAAEGVTTGFEK; encoded by the coding sequence ATGTCACGAACAGCAGATGATGcacaacaaattgataatggaGATCAACAGCGAGAAGGTGTATTAGATGAGTATGCACAGGAGGGAGAATATGAATCATCTTCAGATTACGATGACGAGCTGTTTGTTgacaagaaagaaaagtcTAGAAGACCAAAGGAAAACTCATTTACACAGCAAAGATTAAAAGCTATAAACCCAGTGTTGACTGCAAAGACAGTTATTCCGTTGTTAGTTGCCATTGCCATAGTGTTTGTACCTTTGGGTGCGGCCATGTGGTATGCATCACATAAAATTGAAGACATCACAATTGATTACAGTCAATGCCAAAATTTGGCTAGGTTTGATTACTGGTCAGAAATTCCTGATAATTTCACTACTTATAACTTTAGAAATATTGATACAAACTCTGAGCTGAAGCCAAAATTTTCATGGAAATTAACAAATGACACATCGCAacaatttgatgatgaaaagtTAGTATGCCAAGTGCAGTTTGAGGTAGTGGAAAAAATGAAAGGTCcaatttatctttattatcGTTTGCATAATTTCTATGCTAACCATAGACGTTATGTTAAATCTTTCAGTGAAGACCAATTGAATGGAAAGCCAGCAACCTTAAATACCATAAAGAACACGGTAGGACAGAATTGTCAGCCCCTTTCAGATGTCAATGGGAAAAGAATTTATCCTTGTGGATTGATTGCCAATTCTTTGTTTAACGATACATTTACAGAAGCATTTGAGGCGGTCAATGGGACATCAAGTGACAATACACTTGTATTGACAGATAAAGGAATTGCCTGGTCAACTGACAAAAATAGATTTAAGAAAACTCAATACAATTATACTGAAGTTGTGCCACCACCAAATTGGTATAAAAAGTTTCCAAATGGatataatgaaacaaaCATTCCAGATATATCAACCTGGtaccaatttcaaaattggatGCGCCCTTCTGCTTTAGCTACATTCAATAAGTTGGCTTTACGTAATGATACCGGATCATTAGAACGTGGTATATACCAAATAAATGTTGGATTACACTTCCCAGTGTTACCGTATAAGGGgaagaaatatttatacATCACCCAAAGATCGGTTATCGGAGGAAAGAACGACTTTTTGGGGATAAGTTGGATGGTGGGTGGAGGtgtttgttttatattAGGATTAGCCTTGTTGGTGATAAACTTTGTGAAGCCAAGAAAAACCGGAGATGTGAATTTGCTTAGTTGGAACCAAGAGAAGACAAAGAGAGATGAACAAAGTGCTGCAGCTGCTGAGGGTGTCACCActggatttgaaaaatga
- a CDS encoding uncharacterized protein (Putative protein of unknown function; Hap43p-repressed gene): MSLPSVATQIVLKNHPAGFINPEFNKLDSTFAVKHASFPKELKEGEVIVKTLYLSNDPTQRSWIRSKLEKRRHYAKPIEEGSPMRSLGLGQIVQSNSSRFKPGDIVYGIILWGDYSVLEDTSLYNSIDTSLGLPLEYYLSVLGMTSLTAFFGLTEAGDLKQYLNSPPGKGPIVCVSAASGATGSVVVQIAKNLLGASKVIGISGSSEKCQWVEKLGADICVNYKDPNYQDQIEKFLGDEFIDTYFDNVGGDILSFVLTKVKKFGNVVACGSIAGYNNREASKVSNWGEITVNSLTVRGFIVTDYQEHFPKAIGILTDAVKAGKIRTDGAYHVENLHGHDLIHRLENIPKIWNKLFEDNKPNGKMITKVALDI, from the coding sequence ATGTCACTTCCATCGGTTGCAACACAAATTGTATTGAAGAACCACCCTGCTGGATTCATCAATCCAgaatttaacaaattgGACTCAACTTTTGCTGTTAAACATGCAAGTTTCCCCAAAGAGCTCAAAGAGGGAGAGGTTATAGTTAAGACTTTATACCTCTCCAATGACCCTACCCAAAGATCTTGGATCAGAAGCAAGCTTGAGAAAAGAAGACATTATGCTAaaccaattgaagaagGATCTCCAATGCGGTCTTTGGGTTTAGGTCAGATTGTACAATCCAATTCCAGTAGATTCAAACCAGGGGACATTGTATATGGAATCATTTTATGGGGGGACTACTCTGTTTTGGAAGACACTTCATTGTATAACAGTATTGATACATCACTCGGATTACCATTGGAGTATTATCTTTCTGTTTTGGGAATGACTTCCTTAACAGCCTTTTTTGGGTTAACAGAAGCAGGTGATTTGAAACAGTATTTGAATAGTCCACCTGGAAAAGGTCCAATTGTTTGCGTGTCGGCAGCCTCAGGTGCTACTGGATCTGTAGTAGTTCAAATTGCAAAGAACTTGTTGGGCGCATCCAAAGTAATTGGTATTTCCGGGTCCAGTGAAAAGTGTCAATGGGTTGAGAAATTGGGAGCAGATATATGTGTGAATTACAAGGACCCAAACTATCaagatcaaattgaaaagtttCTTGGTGATGAGTTTATTGACActtattttgataatgttgGAGGGGATATCCTCAGCTTTGTATTGACAAAGGTCAAGAAGTTTGGAAATGTTGTTGCTTGTGGCTCTATTGCCGGATACAATAACCGTGAAGCACTGAAGGTTTCAAATTGGGGTGAGATTACAGTGAACTCATTGACAGTTCGAGGATTCATTGTCACCGACTACCAGGAACATTTCCCTAAAGCTATTGGCATTCTTACCGACGCAGTCAAAGCTGGAAAAATTCGTACTGACGGTGCTTATCATGTTGAGAATTTACACGGACATGACCTTATCCATCGATTGGAAAATATACCAAAAATATGGAACAAACTTTTTGAAGACAACAAACCAAATGGAAAGATGATCACTAAAGTAGCCTTAGATATATAG
- the CDC15 gene encoding serine/threonine protein kinase (Ortholog(s) have protein serine/threonine kinase activity), producing the protein MVLNDFDLKTEALNERTTLHTSQNASSKNGSNKESVLAKYEETNQNDEIEGFENLNDLSFSKYSKFSKASIIVGSDPKSRTTTLDSPFAKKLKEDLNVEFTSDNTKPYYPTVYPIYEFDNNDENSDSPFLDYQNEKGNIPQKLSGQKLRKQQQQQQQQSEAEENFKQSNQYARLQSTPKHQRTSSVKVSLTPAQKFEKRTSTRSHNALDNFELTTLVGNGAFASVYRAVNLKTNQVIAIKQIRIEKDQDVGVLMGEIDLLKILKHRNIVKYHGFVKTATSLNVLLEYCEGGSLRQLYKKLKKGLPEYQIINYVRQILEGLNYLHEQGVVHRDVKAANVLLTDKGDVKLADFGVATKVTSQHLTVVGTPNWMAPETVLGGEGICTASDIWSLGATIIELFTTNPPYHDLNAMATLHAIGTDEHPPLPKNMSTLAKDFLLECFQKQANLRISAKLLLKHKWLNQTATAKTSMATLLRQPSRELRSIKIYSESNDENWDEDFEEIKVSKFQNSTSSIIELKPDNTEKQFKLTEYSKKDLLTLFADEKEDTSGNFEFETIGPNKLAVVAESMDESDPFLNIDIENFDTNELEVQSKMEYLVVRLSRKLEQVHLGYEDAVPALVKVTGRMLHLVKKYPVSHDTLIRDHGVLSLLELLESFQDIPSQQQLWYHCLSILNHVFESDLGTLENFCFLGGIPTVAHFRSATYEVQVRLQVAKFIGILNLSEKALSMFVSCGGLRLVSKFVEEDFDTTPTFPLIAIESIHNILAKDLSRSKSDLCRILSKHGVIFWLVVLLNRLVKYDQKPSIKNVSKEQVEITIERIIDIIKYFSQSETKVRISIGSIDLFKLIFKLFDNLKLSHQLTLLKFVKSMSCISEVLKNLYHAEILEFLVKLLKSYIPSKGNYKEIINVLAPILYNSLALNHRRESEFVNLGGLPYLKTLSIINLPFRQFILPIICEFVHCDASVVNELKKNDIVKIYYNLLLDPYWQSNALDSLHCWYKLEPSYIDLNSPMAVDCLVGGFLLPKVSNLESTLEIYFKLLTNNLPLTRDMSNMNVINSILIKLSLHDKKNPVIQLSYLKVLKCLINYLVDSKSSLPFAKPVVNTLQSLKSRQSSLLIEEVTTELLSVLK; encoded by the coding sequence ATGgttttaaatgattttgatttgaagaCAGAAGCTTTAAATGAAAGGACAACTTTACACACGAGCCAGAATGCAAGTTCGAAGAATGGATCGAACAAAGAATCTGTTCTTGCCAAATATGAAGAGACCAATCAAAATGACGAAATAGAAGGGTTCGAAAACTTGAAcgatttatcattttcaaaatactcaaaattttccaaagCATCGATTATAGTTGGGAGTGACCCCAAATCTAGAACTACAACGCTAGACTCACCATTTGCGAAGAAACTAAAGGAAGATTTAAATGTTGAATTCACGAGCGATAATACCAAGCCATATTATCCCACCGTGTATCCAAtttatgaatttgataacAATGATGAAAACAGTGATTCACCCTTCCTAGATTACCAAAACGAAAAAGGAAATATTCCTCAGAAACTTAGTGGACAGAAACTCCGcaagcaacaacagcaacagcaacagcaatcAGAAGCTGAAGAAAACTTTAAACAGAGCAATCAATATGCCAGGTTGCAATCTACACCTAAACATCAGCGAACTTCTTCAGTCAAAGTATCGTTAACACCAGCACaaaagtttgaaaaaagaactAGTACGCGTCTGCACAATGCGTTAGATAATTTTGAGTTGACTACATTAGTGGGGAACGGGGCTTTTGCGAGTGTCTACAGGGCAGTAAACCTCAAAACCAATCAAGTCATAGCAATCAAACAGATTCGAATAGAGAAAGATCAGGATGTCGGAGTTTTAATGggagaaattgatttgttgaagatattgaagCACCGTAATATAGTAAAGTATCACGGATTTGTGAAGACAGCAACTTCTTTGAATGTTCTACTTGAGTACTGTGAAGGAGGGTCATTACGCCAGTTGTATaaaaagttgaagaagGGGCTACCTGAGTATCAGATAATTAATTATGTTCGACAGATTTTGGAGGGACTAAATTACTTGCATGAACAAGGGGTGGTACACCGAGATGTCAAAGCCGCTAATGTGCTACTAACAGATAAGGGCGACGTGAAACTAGCTGATTTTGGAGTTGCAACCAAAGTTACATCTCAACATCTAACTGTTGTGGGTACACCCAATTGGATGGCTCCTGAAACTGTTCTTGGGGGAGAAGGTATTTGTACCGCCTCTGACATTTGGTCATTAGGAGCAACTATTATTGAGTTGTTTACCACAAATCCACCGTATCACGACCTCAATGCTATGGCAACATTACATGCTATTGGTACCGATGAGCATCCGCCATTACCAAAAAATATGTCTACTCTTGCAAAAGACTTTCTATTGGaatgttttcaaaagcAAGCCAATCTTAGAATAAGTGCAAAATTGCTTTTGAAACATAAATGGTTAAACCAAACTGCAACAGCAAAGACTTCGATGGCCACCTTATTGAGACAACCTAGCAGAGAGTTGAGGTCAATCAAGATTTATTCTGaatcaaatgatgaaaattgGGATGAAGATTTTGAGGAGATCAAAGTGTCTAAGTTTCAAAACTCGACATCTTCTATAATAGAATTGAAACCAGATAATACAGAGAAACAGTTTAAACTCACGGAGTATTCCAAAAAGGATTTATTAACTTTATTTGCTGATGAAAAGGAAGATACCCTGGgcaattttgaatttgaaactaTCGGTCCAAATAAACTAGCAGTGGTTGCAGAAAGTATGGATGAATCCGACCCCTTCTTAAATATAGACATTGAGAACTTTGATACAAACGAATTAGAAGTACAAAGCAAAATGGAATATTTGGTAGTAAGGTTAAGTCGCAAGTTAGAGCAAGTTCATCTAGGATACGAAGATGCAGTACCAGCATTAGTAAAAGTTACAGGAAGAATGCTACATCTTGTTAAGAAATATCCGGTACTGCATGATACCTTGATTCGAGACCATGGAGTTTTGTCATTGTTGGAACTCCTAGAGAGTTTTCAAGATATTCCAAGCCAACAACAGCTATGGTATCATTGTCTTTCTATATTGAACCATGTTTTCGAAAGCGACTTAGGCACGCTCGAGAACTTTTGTTTCTTGGGAGGCATACCCACTGTAGCGCATTTCCGAAGTGCGACCTATGAAGTACAAGTACGGTTGCAAGTTGCTAAATTTATTGgcattttgaatttatcaGAAAAGGCCTTGTCTATGTTTGTTTCTTGTGGGGGACTCCGTCTAGTAAGTAAATTTGTGgaagaagattttgatACCACTCCTACCTTCCCATTGATTGCAATAGAGTCTATTCACAACATATTAGCCAAAGATTTAAGTAGATCGAAATCTGATTTGTGCCGTATTCTATCAAAGCATGGTGTGATTTTCTGGTTAGTGGTTTTGTTGAACAGATTGGTCAAATATGATCAAAAGCCCCTGATAAAAAACGTGTCTAAAGAACAAGTTGAAATAACAATAGAACGaattattgatataatcAAATACTTCAGTCAATCTGAGACTAAAGTTAGAATTTCTATTGGGTCGATAGACttgttcaaattgatattcaaattatttgacaatttaaaattgtCTCACCAGTTGACTTTGCTCAAGTTTGTGAAATCCATGTCTTGCATATCAGAAGTGTTGAAGAATTTATATCATGCCGAGATCTTGGAGTTTTTGGTCAAGTTGTTAAAAAGCTACATCCCCTCCAAAGGCAATTACAAAGAGATTATTAATGTTCTAGCTCCAATATTGTATAATAGCCTTGCTTTGAATCATAGAAGGGAGTCAGAGTTTGTCAATTTAGGTGGATTACCTTACTTGAAAACCTTGTCTATAATTAACTTACCATTCAGACAGTTTATTTTGCCGATAATATGTGAATTTGTACATTGTGATGCTAGTGTCGTAAAcgaattaaaaaagaatgacATAGtcaaaatttattataacttgttgttggatCCCTACTGGCAGTCAAATGCTTTGGACTCGTTACATTGCTGGTACAAATTGGAACCATCttatattgatttgaattctCCTATGGCAGTCGATTGTTTGGTTGGAGGGTTTTTGCTTCCTAAAGTTTCTAATTTGGAGAGTACTTTGGAAATCTACTTCAAGTTATTGACCAATAATCTTCCATTAACGAGAGATATGCTGAATATGAATGTCATAAACAGCATActaatcaaattatcaCTTCATGACAAAAAGAATCCAGTCATTCAACTCCTGTATTTGAAAGTTTTGAAATgcttgataaattatttggttGACTCTAAAAGTTCTTTACCATTTGCGAAACCGGTAGTTAATACATTGCAGTCATTAAAGCTGAGACAAAGCTCATTGTTGATTGAAGAAGTCACTACAGAACTTTTACTGGTGCTAAAGTAG